In a single window of the Pseudogemmatithrix spongiicola genome:
- a CDS encoding leucyl aminopeptidase — MSLTFTTTKGDAARAAVPLLAVLLPAEPKLPRALSALDKATKGALSLAIRRGDFSGGKDETLLVVNPGAGPQRVLLVGCGANDTRALTRAATMAGRKANALNVGTMALWADDLQGERVEGVVVGLSLGSWEFRELMATPKTGKPRKPLATARIYVENVAATKASLAAGIAVAEGQRLARRLAMLPGNICTPSYLAESAQDIAKRHGMKLTVLGRKDMEKLGMGSFLAVAQGTTQDPKLIVLEYNGGKRGAAPVALVGKGLCFDTGGVSIKPAAGMETMKFDMSGAAGVLGAMEAIGHLKPNVNVVGLVGSTTNVVDGDAIRPGDVVRASDGTTIEIQNTDAEGRLVLADVLHYAKRFKPQAVVDAATLTGAVVIALGNVTIGVMGNDQSTVDEVLAASGRGGELAWQLPLFEEYKEQLKSDVADLRNIGGRGAGTITAGLFLQHFAGEMKWVHLDVAGTAYSETDLVVMPKGPTGVPVRTFVEFVRGRAR, encoded by the coding sequence ATGTCCCTGACGTTCACGACGACCAAGGGCGACGCCGCGCGGGCGGCGGTGCCGCTGCTCGCCGTCCTGCTGCCGGCCGAGCCCAAGTTGCCGCGTGCGCTCTCGGCGCTCGACAAGGCCACGAAGGGCGCGCTGTCGCTGGCCATCCGTCGCGGTGACTTCAGCGGCGGCAAGGACGAGACCCTGCTCGTCGTGAACCCGGGTGCGGGGCCGCAGCGCGTGCTCTTGGTCGGCTGCGGCGCCAACGACACGCGCGCACTTACGCGGGCGGCCACCATGGCGGGCCGCAAGGCGAATGCGCTGAACGTCGGCACGATGGCGCTGTGGGCGGACGACCTGCAGGGTGAGCGTGTCGAAGGCGTCGTGGTCGGCCTCTCGCTCGGCAGCTGGGAGTTCCGGGAGTTGATGGCGACGCCGAAGACGGGCAAGCCGCGCAAGCCGCTCGCCACGGCGCGCATCTACGTCGAGAACGTCGCCGCGACCAAGGCGTCGTTGGCCGCAGGCATCGCGGTGGCCGAGGGCCAGCGCTTGGCCCGCCGGCTCGCGATGTTGCCGGGCAACATCTGCACGCCGAGTTACCTCGCGGAGTCGGCGCAGGACATCGCCAAGCGGCACGGCATGAAGCTCACCGTGCTCGGCCGCAAGGACATGGAGAAGCTCGGCATGGGGTCGTTCCTCGCGGTCGCGCAGGGGACGACGCAGGATCCCAAGCTGATCGTCCTCGAGTACAACGGCGGCAAGCGCGGCGCGGCCCCGGTCGCGTTGGTGGGCAAGGGCCTCTGCTTCGACACCGGTGGCGTGAGCATCAAGCCGGCGGCGGGCATGGAGACGATGAAGTTCGATATGTCCGGCGCGGCGGGTGTGCTCGGCGCGATGGAGGCGATTGGCCACCTCAAGCCGAACGTCAACGTCGTCGGCCTCGTCGGCTCGACGACGAACGTCGTGGACGGCGATGCGATCCGTCCCGGTGACGTCGTGCGCGCCAGCGACGGCACGACGATCGAGATCCAGAACACGGACGCCGAGGGGCGTCTCGTGCTCGCCGACGTGCTGCACTACGCGAAGCGCTTCAAGCCCCAGGCGGTGGTGGACGCGGCGACGCTCACGGGCGCCGTGGTCATCGCCCTGGGCAACGTGACGATCGGCGTGATGGGCAACGACCAGTCCACGGTCGACGAGGTGCTGGCCGCCAGCGGGCGCGGTGGCGAGCTGGCCTGGCAACTTCCGCTGTTCGAGGAGTACAAGGAGCAGTTGAAGTCCGACGTGGCGGACCTCCGCAACATCGGTGGGCGCGGTGCGGGGACGATCACCGCGGGCCTGTTCCTGCAGCACTTCGCCGGAGAGATGAAGTGGGTGCACCTCGACGTGGCCGGCACGGCCTACTCGGAGACGGATCTCGTCGTGATGCCCAAGGGTCCCACGGGCGTGCCGGTGCGCACCTTCGTCGAGTTCGTACGGGGACGCGCGCGCTGA
- a CDS encoding 2-hydroxyacid dehydrogenase, protein MSARPVVWVTRRLPAAVEQALHEHFEIRQREDDAPLDADALAQAFREADAVLCTVTDRISPACLTQPQRRARIVANFGVGVNHIDVASARAAGVTVTNTPDVLTDDTADLAILLMLATLRRAGEGERELRAGRWAGWRPTHLLGTRLTGKTLGIVGLGRIGMAVAQRASAGFGMRVLAWSRSAPRGPEPGVERVATLDALLAQVDVLSLHCPATPDTKHLIAAPQLALMGRHAVLVNTARGDVVDEAALVAALEAGQIAGAGLDVFEREPVVHPGLLRRDDVVLLPHLGSATRETREAMGMRALANLTAFFRGEAVRDRVVS, encoded by the coding sequence GTGAGCGCACGTCCGGTGGTGTGGGTGACGCGCCGCCTGCCGGCGGCCGTCGAGCAGGCGCTGCACGAGCACTTCGAGATCCGTCAGCGCGAGGACGACGCGCCGCTCGACGCGGACGCGCTCGCGCAGGCGTTTCGCGAGGCCGACGCCGTCCTGTGCACCGTGACCGACCGCATCTCGCCGGCGTGCCTGACGCAGCCGCAACGGCGGGCGCGGATCGTCGCGAACTTCGGCGTCGGCGTGAATCACATCGACGTGGCCTCGGCGCGCGCCGCGGGCGTGACGGTCACGAACACGCCGGACGTGCTCACCGACGACACGGCTGACCTCGCCATCCTGCTCATGTTGGCGACGCTGCGGCGTGCGGGTGAGGGCGAGCGTGAGTTGCGCGCGGGCCGCTGGGCCGGGTGGCGGCCGACGCACCTGCTCGGGACGCGACTCACGGGCAAGACGCTGGGCATCGTAGGTTTGGGGCGCATCGGCATGGCGGTCGCGCAGCGGGCGAGCGCGGGCTTTGGCATGCGCGTCCTGGCCTGGTCGCGTTCCGCGCCGCGCGGTCCCGAGCCGGGGGTGGAGCGCGTGGCGACGCTAGATGCGCTGCTGGCGCAGGTCGATGTGCTGAGCCTGCATTGTCCCGCCACCCCGGACACCAAGCACCTGATCGCAGCGCCGCAACTGGCGCTCATGGGCCGGCACGCCGTGCTGGTCAACACGGCACGCGGCGACGTCGTCGATGAAGCGGCGCTGGTCGCCGCGCTGGAGGCCGGACAGATCGCCGGCGCGGGGCTCGACGTGTTCGAACGGGAGCCCGTCGTGCATCCGGGTCTGCTGAGGCGCGACGACGTCGTCCTCCTGCCGCACCTTGGCTCGGCAACGCGTGAGACCCGCGAGGCGATGGGGATGCGGGCCCTGGCCAACCTTACGGCGTTCTTCCGCGGCGAGGCGGTGCGCGATCGCGTCGTGTCGTAG
- the rpmA gene encoding 50S ribosomal protein L27: MAHKKGVGSSRNGRDSNPQYRGVKKFGGEKVIAGNIIVRQCGTKWHPGNNVGLGTDYTIYALIDGVVKFEHKSKTRFKVSVYPAA; this comes from the coding sequence ATGGCACATAAGAAGGGCGTAGGCTCCTCCCGCAACGGCCGCGATTCGAATCCGCAGTACCGCGGCGTGAAGAAGTTCGGCGGCGAGAAGGTCATTGCCGGCAACATCATCGTCCGCCAGTGCGGCACGAAGTGGCACCCGGGCAACAACGTCGGCCTCGGCACGGACTACACGATCTACGCCCTCATCGACGGCGTGGTGAAGTTCGAGCACAAGTCCAAGACCCGCTTCAAGGTCTCGGTCTACCCGGCCGCGTAA
- the icd gene encoding NADP-dependent isocitrate dehydrogenase, which translates to MATYKYARVPAKGERIEASGGDFRVPDQPIIPFIEGDGTGPDIWRASVRVFDAAVERAYGGKRKIHWMEILAGEKAFNATGEWMPAESLEAVREFKVAIKGPLTTPVGGGIRSLNVALRQELDLYACVRPVRYFQGVGAPVKEPQKVDMVIFRENIEDVYSGIEFRAGTAEAEKLRQFIEKEFGKKIRPESAIGIKPMSAFGSKRLIEMAIKYALKTHRPSVTMMHKGNIMKFTEGGFRDWGYELAKEKFGEHVVAEADLAAAGGKARADAVVLKDRIADSMFQQILLRPDEYSVVATPNLNGDYISDALAAEVGGLGIAPGGNLGDEAAVFEATHGTAPKYAGLDKINPGSVILSGVMMLEHMGWNEAAKLIVTGLEKAIAAKTVTYDLARQMQGATEVSTSGFGDAIIKGMA; encoded by the coding sequence ATGGCGACCTACAAGTACGCGCGCGTCCCCGCGAAGGGTGAGCGCATCGAGGCTTCGGGCGGCGACTTCCGCGTGCCCGACCAGCCGATCATCCCGTTCATCGAGGGCGACGGTACCGGCCCGGACATCTGGCGCGCGTCCGTGCGCGTGTTCGACGCTGCCGTCGAGCGCGCCTACGGCGGCAAGCGCAAGATCCACTGGATGGAGATCCTCGCCGGCGAGAAGGCGTTCAACGCGACCGGCGAGTGGATGCCGGCCGAGTCGCTCGAGGCCGTGCGCGAGTTCAAGGTGGCCATCAAGGGGCCGCTGACGACGCCCGTGGGCGGCGGCATTCGCTCGCTGAACGTCGCGCTGCGCCAGGAGCTCGACCTGTACGCCTGCGTGCGGCCCGTGCGCTACTTCCAGGGCGTCGGTGCGCCGGTGAAGGAGCCGCAGAAGGTCGACATGGTCATCTTCCGCGAGAACATCGAGGACGTGTACAGCGGCATCGAGTTCCGGGCCGGTACGGCCGAGGCCGAGAAGCTGCGGCAGTTCATCGAGAAGGAGTTCGGCAAGAAGATCCGTCCGGAGAGCGCGATCGGCATCAAGCCGATGTCGGCGTTCGGCTCCAAGCGTCTCATCGAGATGGCCATCAAGTACGCGCTCAAGACGCACCGGCCGTCGGTGACGATGATGCACAAGGGCAACATCATGAAGTTCACCGAGGGCGGCTTCCGCGACTGGGGCTATGAGCTCGCGAAGGAGAAGTTCGGGGAGCACGTGGTGGCCGAGGCGGACCTGGCGGCAGCGGGCGGCAAGGCCCGTGCCGACGCCGTGGTCCTCAAGGACCGCATCGCCGACTCGATGTTCCAGCAGATCCTGCTGCGTCCGGATGAGTACAGCGTGGTCGCGACGCCGAACCTCAACGGCGACTACATCTCCGACGCGCTCGCGGCGGAAGTCGGCGGCCTCGGCATTGCGCCGGGCGGCAATCTCGGCGACGAGGCGGCCGTCTTCGAAGCCACGCACGGCACGGCGCCCAAGTACGCGGGTCTCGACAAGATCAACCCGGGCAGCGTGATCCTCTCGGGCGTCATGATGCTCGAGCACATGGGCTGGAACGAGGCCGCGAAGCTCATCGTCACGGGCCTCGAGAAGGCGATTGCCGCGAAGACCGTCACCTACGATCTCGCGCGGCAGATGCAGGGGGCCACCGAGGTGAGCACCTCCGGCTTCGGTGACGCGATCATCAAGGGGATGGCCTGA
- a CDS encoding aminotransferase class V-fold PLP-dependent enzyme, whose product MPGRHHLFVPGPSNVPDRVLRAMHRAQEDHRSSAFPALTEGLLRDIRPVFGSTVARPFLFSATGTGMWEVAITNTLSPGDHVLAVRLGQFSHLFIDTAEKLGLKVEVMDLEWGESFDPQAIGDRLAEDRAHAIKALLVVHNETATGVTTDIAGLREAMDAAKHPALLFVDGVSSIGSLEFRQDAWGVDVAITGSQKGFMMPAGLGMVSLSPTAMERIETAGFKRHYFDLRPQVLHNDQGYFPYTPPLAHLFGLREALDMMQEEGLANIHARHARLGEGVRRAVAAWELRICARDPERRSNTVTAIVVPDGKDARHVIDHAYRRWDMALGSGLGRLNGKVFRIGHLGDLNEGMLLGALGLTELALHDAGIAVPLGAGVAAAQRWYRESE is encoded by the coding sequence ATGCCTGGTCGTCATCATCTGTTCGTTCCCGGGCCGTCCAACGTGCCCGACCGCGTCCTGCGCGCCATGCACCGCGCGCAGGAAGATCACCGCTCGAGCGCGTTTCCGGCCCTGACCGAGGGTTTGCTGCGCGACATCCGACCGGTGTTCGGCAGCACGGTGGCGCGTCCGTTCCTCTTCTCGGCGACCGGGACGGGCATGTGGGAGGTCGCCATCACGAACACGCTGTCGCCGGGCGATCACGTGCTCGCCGTGCGGCTCGGGCAGTTCTCGCATCTGTTCATCGACACGGCGGAGAAGCTGGGGCTCAAGGTCGAAGTGATGGACCTCGAATGGGGCGAGTCCTTCGACCCGCAGGCCATCGGGGATCGCTTGGCGGAAGACCGCGCGCACGCGATCAAGGCGCTGTTGGTCGTGCACAACGAGACGGCGACCGGCGTCACGACGGACATCGCGGGGCTGCGTGAGGCGATGGACGCGGCGAAGCATCCGGCGTTGCTCTTCGTGGACGGCGTCAGCTCGATCGGCTCGCTGGAGTTCCGGCAGGATGCCTGGGGTGTCGACGTCGCGATCACGGGGTCGCAGAAGGGCTTCATGATGCCCGCCGGGTTGGGCATGGTGTCGCTCTCGCCGACGGCGATGGAGCGCATCGAGACGGCGGGATTCAAGCGGCATTACTTCGACCTGCGGCCGCAGGTGCTGCATAACGACCAGGGCTACTTCCCGTACACGCCGCCGCTCGCGCACTTGTTCGGCCTGCGTGAGGCGCTGGACATGATGCAGGAGGAAGGGCTGGCGAACATCCACGCGCGCCACGCGCGCCTGGGCGAAGGCGTGCGGCGGGCCGTGGCCGCCTGGGAACTGCGCATCTGCGCCCGCGATCCGGAGCGCCGGTCGAACACGGTGACGGCGATCGTCGTGCCCGACGGCAAGGACGCGCGGCATGTGATCGACCACGCGTATCGTCGCTGGGACATGGCGCTGGGCTCGGGCCTCGGCCGCCTGAACGGCAAGGTATTCCGCATCGGCCATCTCGGGGATCTCAACGAAGGCATGCTGCTCGGGGCGCTCGGGCTCACGGAGCTGGCCCTCCACGATGCGGGCATCGCCGTACCGCTCGGGGCGGGCGTTGCTGCGGCCCAGCGCTGGTATCGCGAGTCGGAGTGA
- a CDS encoding glycerophosphodiester phosphodiesterase yields MPRPEIIAHRGASRERPENTLAAFARAADLGAEGCEFDVHLHPDGILRVHHDPLGPGIVPGPDVPTLDAVLDLHLARGLTAYAELKGPGCAAGSVAALGARPELRSAVHAFDHRQVAEARRLAPAIPRGVLEVNYPLDALHALQAVGGRDLWRQWPFVDADLVAAAIAAGCRIVAWTVNDAAVMERFAALGVHAICTDDVALARQVFGA; encoded by the coding sequence GTGCCACGTCCCGAGATCATCGCCCACCGCGGCGCCTCCCGCGAGCGCCCCGAGAATACTTTGGCGGCCTTTGCCCGCGCCGCCGACCTCGGGGCCGAAGGCTGTGAATTCGACGTGCACCTGCATCCCGACGGCATCCTGCGGGTCCACCACGACCCGCTGGGCCCCGGTATCGTCCCCGGGCCCGACGTGCCGACGCTAGACGCCGTGCTGGACCTGCACCTCGCGCGCGGATTGACCGCCTACGCCGAGCTCAAAGGTCCCGGCTGCGCGGCCGGCTCGGTCGCTGCACTGGGCGCTCGCCCTGAGCTCCGGTCCGCCGTGCACGCCTTCGACCATCGCCAGGTCGCCGAAGCGCGACGGCTCGCTCCTGCGATCCCTCGCGGTGTGCTCGAGGTGAACTATCCGCTCGACGCGCTGCACGCCCTGCAGGCTGTCGGCGGTCGTGATCTCTGGCGGCAGTGGCCTTTCGTCGATGCCGATCTCGTGGCCGCGGCGATCGCCGCCGGCTGCCGCATCGTCGCGTGGACGGTGAACGACGCCGCCGTCATGGAACGCTTCGCCGCGCTCGGCGTACATGCCATCTGCACGGACGACGTCGCGCTCGCCCGGCAGGTCTTCGGCGCCTAA
- a CDS encoding RNA polymerase sigma factor: MPVTAPSQPATDAELIARWQSGDQRAASALVERHAPSVARFAASLGVREEIDELVQDTFVRAFQSLESFRADSQLRTWLFTICKRLLLDRKRAERRRRDVAEIDERDAATEYDALDVMVGDELAERLRDAMGGLTDLQREVFSLRVNEGMAYAEIASAVGSTEGACRVHYHNALKAIKERLRDA, from the coding sequence ATGCCTGTGACCGCCCCCAGCCAGCCGGCGACCGACGCGGAGTTGATCGCCCGATGGCAGTCGGGGGACCAGCGGGCCGCCTCGGCGCTCGTCGAGCGCCATGCGCCGTCCGTCGCGCGGTTCGCGGCGAGCCTGGGCGTGCGCGAGGAGATCGATGAGCTGGTGCAGGACACGTTCGTGCGGGCGTTCCAAAGCCTCGAGTCCTTTCGGGCCGACAGCCAGCTTCGAACGTGGCTGTTTACCATCTGCAAGCGCCTGCTGCTGGACCGGAAGCGCGCGGAGCGACGACGACGCGACGTCGCCGAGATCGATGAACGGGACGCGGCGACGGAGTACGATGCGCTGGACGTGATGGTCGGCGACGAGCTGGCCGAGCGCCTGCGCGATGCGATGGGCGGCCTGACGGACCTGCAGCGCGAGGTCTTCAGCTTGCGGGTGAACGAGGGGATGGCCTACGCAGAGATCGCGTCGGCGGTCGGGAGCACGGAAGGCGCGTGCCGAGTGCACTATCACAACGCCTTGAAGGCGATCAAGGAGCGGTTGCGCGATGCGTGA
- a CDS encoding DUF983 domain-containing protein translates to MSTPTALPSSTTRLLRAFALRCPECGSGGLFRRWLWLQPRCPRCALKTDRGNRDHFVGAYLVNLIVAELLFAAGLGIWVLVVWPDVPWDRLEVVLVVAMVAAPLLLYPFTRTVWLAADLIFDPPKASDR, encoded by the coding sequence GTGAGCACGCCCACCGCCCTCCCCTCGTCCACGACGCGCCTGCTGCGCGCCTTTGCGCTGCGGTGCCCGGAGTGCGGCAGCGGCGGCCTCTTCCGTCGATGGCTGTGGCTGCAGCCGCGCTGCCCGCGCTGCGCCCTCAAGACCGACCGCGGCAACCGGGATCACTTCGTCGGGGCGTACCTCGTGAACCTGATTGTCGCCGAGCTGCTCTTCGCCGCGGGGCTGGGCATCTGGGTGCTGGTCGTGTGGCCCGATGTGCCCTGGGACCGCCTCGAGGTCGTGCTGGTCGTGGCGATGGTCGCTGCGCCGCTGCTCCTCTATCCGTTCACGCGGACGGTGTGGCTGGCGGCGGACCTCATCTTCGACCCGCCCAAGGCGAGCGACCGCTAA
- a CDS encoding hybrid sensor histidine kinase/response regulator — protein sequence MPDAARQQVSELQHLTEALQRERERLVTAQAVAKVGSWETDLQTLSVLWSDETYRIFGVDPGTYVPTHVSFLSFVHPDDRARVDEAFRASFATRDVCTVEHRVVAGDGSTKIVEERWQTFVDGLGHPIRAAGTCQDLTERRRLEAQHLRTQRLESLGTLAGGIAHDLNNVLTPILATVDLLREEDDPAEREHLLTTVEESARRGAEMVRQVLAFARGSGGEHVPVDLRRVVDDARRVLVETLPKDISVRIEEPAAVSRVLGDATMLYQVLMNLCVNARDAMAHGGQLSIALADETLDEVYAGMHPQARPGRYVRVTVADTGTGIPPAVQERMFEPFFTTKELGQGTGLGLSTVHAIVRGMGGFVNVYSEIGRGARFVVYLPAITGPVDALDATGRAAPLPRGRGELVLVVDDEPLIREVVTPTLERNGYTVRSAANGAEGVAAFVEARRDLRLVLTDMAMPVLDGPSMIRAIRAMDAQVPIIGTSGLTGSMVAASRTTCVSTGGCRSRISPRCCFARSATPSTLPNRRRRAAARLSGRSPWAGRR from the coding sequence GTGCCAGACGCAGCCCGCCAGCAGGTATCTGAGCTCCAGCACCTCACCGAGGCGCTTCAGCGCGAACGGGAACGCCTCGTCACCGCGCAGGCCGTGGCGAAGGTCGGAAGCTGGGAAACCGATCTTCAAACGCTCTCGGTGCTGTGGTCCGACGAGACGTATCGCATCTTCGGCGTGGATCCCGGGACGTACGTGCCCACGCACGTGTCGTTCCTGTCGTTCGTGCATCCCGACGACCGCGCCAGGGTAGACGAGGCCTTCCGCGCGTCGTTCGCGACCCGGGATGTGTGCACGGTCGAGCATCGCGTCGTCGCCGGCGACGGGTCCACCAAGATCGTCGAGGAGCGCTGGCAGACGTTCGTCGATGGGCTCGGCCATCCCATACGCGCCGCTGGTACCTGCCAAGACCTCACGGAGCGGCGGCGCCTTGAGGCGCAGCACCTGCGTACGCAGCGCCTGGAGAGTCTCGGAACGCTGGCTGGGGGCATCGCCCACGATCTCAACAACGTGCTCACGCCGATTCTCGCGACGGTCGATCTCCTCCGTGAGGAAGACGATCCCGCCGAGCGCGAACATTTGCTGACGACAGTCGAGGAGAGTGCGCGCCGCGGCGCAGAGATGGTGCGTCAGGTCCTGGCGTTCGCGCGCGGCAGCGGCGGCGAGCATGTGCCGGTCGATCTGCGTCGGGTCGTCGACGACGCCAGGCGGGTCCTCGTCGAGACCCTCCCGAAGGACATCAGCGTCCGCATCGAGGAGCCGGCTGCGGTGAGTCGGGTCCTCGGAGACGCCACGATGCTGTACCAGGTGTTGATGAACCTCTGCGTGAACGCGCGGGATGCCATGGCGCACGGCGGGCAGCTGTCGATCGCGCTCGCGGACGAGACGCTCGATGAGGTGTACGCGGGCATGCACCCGCAGGCCCGTCCCGGTCGCTATGTGCGCGTGACCGTCGCGGATACAGGCACGGGCATCCCGCCCGCGGTGCAAGAACGCATGTTCGAGCCGTTCTTCACGACGAAGGAACTGGGCCAGGGCACGGGGTTAGGGCTCTCGACCGTGCATGCGATCGTCCGCGGCATGGGCGGCTTCGTGAACGTGTACAGCGAGATCGGACGCGGCGCCCGCTTCGTCGTGTACCTGCCTGCCATCACGGGCCCCGTCGACGCGCTCGACGCGACGGGCCGTGCGGCGCCGCTGCCGCGCGGGCGCGGCGAGTTGGTGCTGGTCGTGGACGACGAGCCCCTGATTCGCGAGGTCGTCACGCCCACGCTGGAGCGCAATGGCTACACGGTGCGGAGCGCGGCGAACGGCGCCGAGGGTGTGGCCGCGTTCGTCGAGGCGAGGCGGGACCTGCGGCTGGTCCTGACGGACATGGCGATGCCCGTCCTCGACGGGCCCTCGATGATCCGCGCCATCCGCGCGATGGACGCCCAGGTGCCGATCATCGGAACCAGCGGCCTGACGGGCTCGATGGTCGCGGCGTCTCGGACGACCTGCGTATCGACGGGTGGGTGCCGAAGCCGTATCTCGCCGAGGTGCTGCTTCGCACGATCCGCGACGCCATCGACGCTGCCGAATCGCCGGCGCCGCGCGGCGGCTCGGCTTAGCGGTCGCTCGCCTTGGGCGGGTCGAAGATGA
- a CDS encoding TonB-dependent receptor plug domain-containing protein: protein MSCLGAQDTVPLRNDSTAARRDSTPPRDTLKTAFAAAERPRGAELRGRQYVWSRETIFVTGAQNLAELIAEVPGASIVRSGYLMAPIVTSWQGQPGRVRVFLDGVELDALDARMGEQLDLAAIPLYGLEEVAVERAATELRVHLRTWRAERTTPETRVDVGTGAENFTLYRGYYARRLHNGGGFQIAAQQFSVINGLTRGDGDSFGGVARLGWAAGDWSVDAVGMSSGRKRAATRRYVRGSAPVDVAIPRFEGSERLGYLRVGFRQPEAEGFWAQAIAATQAYMEDDSLASSGTTPDPDTLRSQSQYVLTGGWTQGALRLSAAARYRVRGGEARLAPSIRASYERERLALAAFAEVDGPDSTRRVDVSARLLPLRWLSLGLAAGQQTPANAAVQGPDRSTARAELGLELPRHWLRVGAVQQSEARVAGLAIYDTLFTAARIPESRGFSLAFGGQVWGPFSLDVYGVDWGDEQFYRPRHQVRSALQVETGLRRWLKRDTFWLRGSFVHDYRSDLLAPGAGGTVLKAKGTGVQAILIDIRLGQAHIFFHNRNFTGEVYETVPGYLMPRLIQQYGVRWEFWN, encoded by the coding sequence GTGTCGTGCCTTGGCGCGCAGGACACGGTTCCGCTGCGCAATGACAGCACCGCTGCGCGCAGGGATAGCACACCGCCGCGCGATACCCTCAAGACGGCATTTGCCGCCGCGGAGCGTCCTCGCGGCGCGGAGCTGCGCGGGCGGCAGTACGTCTGGTCGCGCGAGACGATCTTCGTCACCGGCGCGCAGAACCTCGCGGAACTCATCGCGGAAGTCCCCGGCGCGAGCATTGTGCGCTCGGGCTACCTGATGGCGCCCATCGTCACGAGCTGGCAGGGTCAGCCGGGCCGGGTCCGCGTGTTCCTGGACGGCGTGGAGCTCGACGCGCTCGACGCGCGCATGGGCGAGCAGCTCGACCTCGCGGCGATTCCGCTCTACGGCCTCGAAGAAGTCGCCGTCGAGCGCGCGGCCACGGAGTTGCGCGTGCATCTGCGAACCTGGCGCGCCGAGCGCACGACGCCGGAGACGCGCGTGGACGTCGGCACGGGCGCCGAGAACTTCACCCTGTATCGCGGCTACTACGCGCGGCGGTTGCACAATGGCGGCGGATTCCAGATTGCGGCCCAGCAGTTCAGCGTGATCAACGGCCTCACGCGCGGCGATGGCGACTCGTTCGGCGGCGTGGCGCGGCTGGGCTGGGCGGCCGGCGACTGGAGCGTGGACGCGGTGGGCATGTCCTCCGGGCGGAAGCGGGCGGCGACGCGTCGCTACGTGCGTGGGAGCGCGCCCGTGGACGTGGCGATCCCGCGCTTCGAAGGCAGCGAGCGCCTTGGCTACCTGCGCGTCGGATTCCGGCAACCGGAGGCCGAGGGATTTTGGGCGCAGGCCATCGCCGCGACGCAGGCGTACATGGAGGACGATTCGCTCGCCTCGAGCGGGACGACGCCGGATCCGGATACCCTGCGCTCGCAGTCGCAGTACGTGCTGACGGGCGGATGGACACAGGGTGCGCTGCGGCTGAGCGCTGCGGCGCGCTACCGCGTGCGCGGGGGTGAGGCGCGGCTCGCGCCCAGCATTCGCGCGTCGTACGAGCGTGAACGGCTGGCACTCGCGGCGTTTGCGGAAGTCGATGGCCCGGATTCGACACGGCGCGTGGACGTGAGCGCGCGGTTGCTGCCGCTGCGGTGGCTGTCATTGGGACTCGCGGCCGGGCAGCAGACGCCCGCAAACGCCGCAGTCCAGGGGCCAGACCGGAGCACGGCCCGCGCAGAACTCGGGCTCGAGCTCCCGCGCCATTGGCTGCGAGTCGGGGCGGTGCAGCAGTCCGAGGCGCGCGTTGCTGGTTTGGCGATCTACGACACGCTGTTCACTGCGGCGCGGATTCCGGAATCACGCGGGTTCAGCCTCGCGTTCGGCGGCCAAGTGTGGGGGCCGTTCAGTCTCGACGTGTACGGCGTCGATTGGGGGGATGAACAGTTCTACCGCCCGCGCCATCAGGTGCGCTCCGCGCTGCAGGTGGAGACCGGCCTGCGCCGCTGGCTCAAGCGCGACACGTTCTGGCTGCGGGGGAGCTTCGTGCATGACTATCGCAGCGATCTCCTCGCGCCGGGGGCCGGCGGCACTGTGCTCAAGGCCAAGGGCACCGGCGTGCAGGCGATCCTCATCGACATCCGGCTCGGCCAGGCGCACATCTTCTTCCACAACCGGAACTTCACGGGCGAGGTCTACGAGACTGTGCCCGGCTACCTCATGCCGCGCCTCATCCAGCAGTACGGTGTGCGCTGGGAGTTCTGGAACTAG
- a CDS encoding zf-HC2 domain-containing protein, with translation MRECHETTERDALPLLLRGRLSPSDAARVRAHVASCPACAEDLAVLERAAKLFDMATPRVDVSAIVAKLPAPSQRPALRVERGLARRPLVPRYALAAAASLTLVATLSFAALKGRVFDGTTPATVSPDTAMPVSDVASAAPAPVALVTGAELGELGSSELEALLAELDQFEATIAAEPVSMQRAVVDAPEGL, from the coding sequence ATGCGTGAATGCCACGAGACGACGGAGCGGGATGCCCTGCCGCTGCTGCTGCGCGGGCGGTTGTCGCCCAGCGATGCCGCGCGTGTGCGGGCGCATGTCGCGTCCTGCCCCGCCTGCGCCGAGGATCTGGCCGTGCTGGAGCGCGCCGCGAAGCTGTTCGACATGGCCACGCCGCGTGTTGACGTGTCGGCGATCGTCGCGAAGTTGCCGGCGCCGTCGCAGCGGCCGGCCCTGCGCGTGGAGCGGGGCCTGGCGCGTCGTCCGCTGGTGCCGCGCTATGCCTTGGCGGCGGCGGCGTCGCTCACGCTGGTCGCGACGCTCTCGTTCGCCGCTCTGAAGGGGCGCGTGTTCGACGGGACGACACCCGCCACGGTTTCGCCGGACACCGCGATGCCGGTGTCGGATGTCGCGTCGGCGGCGCCGGCTCCCGTCGCGCTGGTGACGGGCGCCGAACTCGGCGAGCTCGGAAGCTCGGAACTCGAAGCGCTGTTGGCCGAGCTCGACCAGTTCGAAGCCACCATTGCGGCCGAACCCGTGTCCATGCAGCGCGCCGTCGTCGACGCGCCGGAGGGCCTATGA